GGCGTAGTTGTCGAGGCTGATGTCGCCGACGGGCAGGAACGCACGGATCGAGTCGACATCCGACAGGATCTGCCCGGAGGGCTTCAGGCTCGAGACGAACATGAAGACGAGCGGGAAGAGGAAGAACGCGGCGAGCGCCGTCATCGCAACGTACGTCCAGTTGCGTCGGCGGCGGCGCAACTGCCGCTCGCCGAGGTCGCCCCGGCGGCCCGTCGAGCGCACCTCGGGGATGTTGCGGGTGAGCGTGGTCACGGCTCAGTCCTCCTTGTCACGAGTGAGGCGGCGCTGCACGAGGGAGACGATGAGCACCAGCACGAAGAAGATGAGCGAGATCGCGGCTCCATAGCCGATCTCCTGCTCGCGGTAGCCCTTGCGCACCGCTTGGTAGACGAGGGTCGACGTCGAGTTCAGCGGGCCGCCCTGCGTCATCACGTCGACCTGCACGAAGAGGCCCAGTGCGGCGATCGTGATCGTCACGAGCACGAAGACCATCGTCGAGCGCAGGCCCGGCCAGGTGACGTTGGCGAACTGCTGCCACGGACTCGCGCCGTCCATGCGCGCGGCCTCGTAGAGCTCCTCAGGGATGGTCTGGAGTCCCGACAGCCAGATGAGCATGTGGAAGCCGACGGCCTGCCAGATCGAGAGCACGATGATCGCGCCGAGGGCGGTGTTCGGATCGTTGAGCCACGCGGTGCCCTGCCAGGCGCCGAACGTGATCGTGTCGATGAACGAGTTGACGAGGCCGTCCTGCTGGTACATGAACTTCCAGAGGATCGACACGACGACGATCGAGGTGACCACCGGGATGAAGAAGATGACCCGGAACGCGGTGACGCCGCGGATCTTCTGGTTCACGAGCACGGCGAGCAGCAGCCCGAGGGCGGCCTGCACGGGCACGATGACGGCGGCGAATACGAAGGTGTTCAGCGTCGAGCGCAGGAAGACGGGATCGCTGAAGGCGCGCAGGAAGTTGTCGATGCCCACGAGCCGCGGCGGGTTCGGCGAGATGAGGCGGGCGTTGGTGAACGACAGGCCGAAGGCGAGGAGCACGGGGATGATGAGGAAGAGGATGAGCAGCAGCACCGCGGGTGCCGCCATCGCGAGGCCGGTACGCCGTTCCCGGCGTGCCGCGCGGTTCGAGCGCCGCGGCACGCGGGTGCGGTCGGCCTTCTCGGGAACCGGAGCCGGCGGCGCCGCGGATGCGGCGCTCGAGGTCGTCGTCTGGAGCATGATGAGATCCGATCCGGTGGGGACGGCGGCAACGCCGCCCCCACCGCTCAGGACGGTCGGCCTAGAAGCCGTACCCGTCGTTGGATTCGATGTTCGCGTCGATCTCCTGCACGGCACCGTCGAGCGTGGACTTCACGTCGGCACCGTTCATGATGTCCTTCGCGGCCTTCTCGAAGGTGCTCGAGATCACGGGATACGCGGGGGTCTCCGGGCGTGCCAGCGCGAACTTCTGCGAGAGCTCGACGAAGGGACGGAGCGCACCGTCTTCGCTGAAGTGCTCCGTGAGCGCCTCGGCGCCCGCCGTCGCGGGAATCACGACCTGCTTGTCGGCGAACTCGGCGATGTACTCGTCCTGGAAGCTGAACTCGAGGTAGGCGCGGGCACCCTCGGGCGAGTTGCAAGACGACGAGATGCCCCACTGCCAGGATCCGCCGCCGATCTTCGGCCCGTTGCCGAAGTCCGGCGGGGGAAGGATGAGCAGGTCGTCGCCGACCGCTTCGATCGACGCGAGCGCGTTCCAGACGCCCGTGTAGCTCAGCGCGACCTCGTCGTCGACGAACTCCTGGTTGCCGAGGGTGCCGGCGTTGCTCGCCCAGCCCTTCTCGAAGGCCTCCTGGAACCACGTGAAGAACTCGTTGGCCTCGGGGCCGTTCAGGGCCCCGTCAGCGGTGAGCATCGTGTCGCGGTCGACCTCGTCGCCGCCGGCGCTCTGCAGCATCGGCGAGTACGCGTACGACCACCACTCGCCCGCGTCTTCGGCGCCGATGTCGAGGGGCGTGGCATACCCGGCCGACTGGAGGGTGGTGAGCGCAGCGTCGAACTCGTCGATCGTCCACGGCTCGTCGATCGTCGGGATGCGGATCCCGTTCGCGTCGAGCACCGACTTGCGAGCGAAGATCGACAACGCGGCATCCCAGTATCCGGCCGAGTAGATCTCGCCGTCGTAGGTGCCCACCGTGGTCGGCAGGAGCTCGTCGGTGATGCTCTCGGGCAGGTCGAGCGGCTCGAGGTATCCGGCCCACGCCCAGTTCGGCATGATCGGGCCGTCCATGTCGAGCAGGCACGGCAGGTCGTCGGATGCGGCTGCCGCGGTGATCGCGTCGTTGTACGCACCCTGCGGGAACGACTCCTCGACGACCTTGTACTCGTCTTGCGACGCGTTGAACTCGGTGATGATCTTCTCGTAGACCTCGAGTTCGGCGGGGTTGCCCGCCGAGTGCGTCCACATCGTCAGTTCGATGGGCCCGTCTCCGGACCCGCCGCCCTGTCCGGCCTGCCCGCACGCCGTCAACGCGAGGGCTGACGCGGCAGCCAGCGATACCATCACTGGGAGGGATCTGCGCTTCATTGCTTGATTCCTTTCACGGTGCCCGACGTCCAGGTCGGGTACCACTCGGCGACCGCCTTCTGCGGTCTCTGGGTTTCGTCAGGTCCGCCGTCGGCCGGGGTCACCACCTGCTGCCGGCGGCGGGCCCACGGAGTCCCGTCGGATGATCGGGCACTCCATGAGGTGCACGGCACCGGGGTCATCCGGTGCCAGTACGCCGAGCGCGACCTCGGTCGCCCATCGCCCCATCTCGTAGTGAGGCAGGGCCACGGTCGTGAGCGGCGGGTCGAGTTCGGCCGCGACGAGCTGCTGGTCGTCGAAGCCGACGATCGAGAGGTCACGCGGGATCTCGAGACCTCTGTGGCGCGCGGCGACGTACGCGCCCGCCGCCATGCGGTCGTTGAAGCAGAACAGCGCCGTCGGGCGGCGCGCCTCTGGCAGGTCGAGCAGGAGCTCCGTGGCACTGCGGCCGCCCGCCGCGGTGGTGGTGGCGCCGTGCACGTGCAGCTCGGCGTCGGGTTCGATGCCCGCCTCGCGGAGCACCTCGAGGTAGCCCTCGAAGCGGAGCGCCGAGGCGATGGGCGGGTTGGGCTCGTCGACGTCGACGAAGGCGATGCGACGGTGGCCGGCCGCCACGAGCTCTCGCACCGCCGTGGCGCCGCCGGCGCGGTCGTCGGGCACGACGGCCGGGTGGCCGCCGTCGACCGGTCGGCAGTCGAGGAACACCGTGCGGGCCGGAAGGTGCTCGGGCGCGTCGACGACCCGGTGCCACATGCACGCGTAGATGAGTGCGTCGATCTGGTGGTCGGCGAGGGCGCGGATCGCGTCGCGTTCGACCTCGACGTCGGCGCCGGTGTCGACGAGGATCACGAGGTGGCCGTGCTCGCGCGCGACATCCTGGGCGCCCGCGAGCATGCGGCCCGCGTACGGCGTCGTGGCGATCGTGTCGGAGACGAGGCCGATGGTGCGGGTGGTCTGCATCCGCAGGCCCCGGGCGACGGAGTTCGGGGTGTACCCGGTCGCGGCGGCGGCCGCTCGCACACGCTCTTGCGTCTCGAGCGGGATCCGGGCGTCGCGATCGTTCATGACGAGCGAAACGGTGGAGATGGACACGCCGGCGGCAGCAGCGACATCCGAGATTCGAACTCGTGGCATTGGCATTGTGACGGCACCTCCACTTCGTCGTGGTTGCTAAAACGATTGAGCGGATTCATTCTGACCACCTGCTGACATCGTTGTCAAGAGCCGATTCGAAATTCTCTCGTTTCGCAGCCCGCCGCAAGGAACGGCGGCCGGCCGCGGAAACAGGTGAAGGCGCGGAGGCGCGGCCCCTCAGAGCCAGCGCATGGTGAACGCGTTGGCGAGAACCGCACGCAAGGGCGGCATGGCGAGCACGCGCACCGCGGCATTGCGGGCGGCGAGACGCAGGCCGTGCGCCGGCGCCCCCATCGCCATGTTGAACGCGGCCTGCCGGATGGCGCGCGCGGCGGCCCGCCGACGAACCAGGTCGTAGGCTTCGAACGCCTCGAACGGTGCGCCCGCCGAAAGCGCCGCGGCGAGCTCGTGGTCGAGGCGCACCGCGTCGAGCCAGCCGAGGTTCATGCCCTGTCCGCCGATCGGGCTGATCTCGTGCGCGGCGTCGCCGGCGAGCGCTACGCGGCCGCGCGACATCCGCTCGGCGAGATGCTGGCGGGCCTCGAACGCACTCGGGACGCCCGCGTCGTCGAGGTCGAAGGCGGCGCCGGTTCGCGAGCGCACGATCGTCTCGAGCTGCACTGCCGACGGCTCGGCCGGCGGCCGGTGCACCCACGCGACCCAACGACGCCCACCCCCCGGCAGCGGGAACGACTCGACCACGCCCGCGGGTTCGAAGTGCAGCAACGCCGTCGACGGCTCGCCCGTGTCGTCGCGCGTGTCGCACATCACGTAGTGCCCGCGTCCGCGCCGCTGCTCCCAGCCGAGTCCGAGCAGGTGACGGATGCCGCTGCGCACCCCGTCGGCGCCGACGGCGTAGCGCGCACTCACGTGCACCGGCTCGCCGCCGGCCGTACCCGCGACCTCGACGTGCGTGCCGCGGTCGCGGAGTCCGACCACCTCGACGCCGCGGCGCAGGCTCCCGGGCCGCAGCTCTTCGAGGCGGCGCTCGAGCACGTCCTCCGTCTGGAGTTGCGGCAGCGAGAGCACCGTGCCGGCGCGCGCGAACGACAGGGCGCCGAGCACGCGCCCGCGGCAGATGACCCGGCCGGAGCGGATCTCCGCTGCGTGCGATCGCACCTCGTGCTCGAGTCCCACGAGCCCGAGTGCGCGCAGCCCCGGCGGGTGGATGCCGATCGCGCGCGACCGTCCGCCGCGCTCGGTGCGGCGCTCGAGCACGACGACGTCGAGCCCGCGGCGGGCGAGCAGGCATCCGAGCAGGAGTCCGACGGCGCCGGCACCGACGATCACGACGTCGTGGTGCGGCTGCGCGGCCGAGGGACCCGATGCCTCGCGTCGGGATTGGGCCTCGCGGCGCGCGTCAGCTCGCGGCATCCGCGCTCCAGAACACTTCGAGGCGTGAGGGGAAGCCGCGACGAACTCGCCACCCGGGCGGCAGCGACGCCGCGAGCTCGGCCGCGGTATGGCTGCGGCGAATCGAGGTGAGCCCGTCGGCGCGGATGTACGAACCCGCCAGCAGGTTGCCGGCGAACGGCCAGGTGCCGAGGGCGAATCCCGCGTACCCGAGCCGGGAGCGCTCGATGTCGCAGTGCACCGCCACGCCGCTCTCCGCCGTGAGGCGCTCGGAGTCGGCGAGCAGTTCGCCGAACTCGCGACCGTCGAGGTGGTGCAGCACGTGGTTCGACATCACGACGTCGAAGCGATCGCCCGCGACGGCGAGCTCGCGGCTCGAGACGCGCCGCAGCGAGAGGCCGGGCTCTGCCGGCTGGCGGAGCGCCCAATCGAGGGCGCGCGGATCGGGATCGATCGCGACGACCTCGAGCCGCACGCCGTCGGCCCGAGCCCACGCGAGCAGGGCGCGCGGCACGTCGGCGGCGCCCGTTCCGATGTCGAGCACCCGGCAGGTGCGCGTCGGCGACAGCCGCGGCCGGATCCAGCGGCGGTACACGGCGCGCATGTTCGAGACGACGACGTTCACGAGGCGGAACCGGTCGTAGGTGCGCTCGAGCATCGCGAGATCGGCGGCGGGGTCGTCCATGAGCTCGGTCGCCGACTCGTCACGCGAACCGAGCGAACCGAGCGAACCGAGCGCATCGAACGCATCGAACGCACCGAGCGCATCGAGCGAGCGGATGCCCCTGAGCCCCCCGGTCACGGCGTCACGTGCGCACCGTCATGAGCGCGGACTCGACCGTGAGGCCCGGGCCGAACGCCATGGCCACGACGCGATCGCCGTCGCCCGCGGCATCCGACTCGAGGATGTTCTTCAGCACGAAGAGCACCGTCGCACTCGACATGTTGCCGAAGTCGCGAAGCGTTTCGCGGGCCGGCACGAGCTGGGCCTCGGTGAGGCCCAGGCGGGACTCGACCTTGTCGAGGATGCTGCGCCCGCCGGGGTGGATCGCCCAGTGCTCGATCGCGTCGCTCGAGGCATCCGTCGCGAGCGCCTCGCCGAGCGCCGGCTCGTGCGCCAGGAGCGGCTCGAGGGCGCCCGTGATGTGGTCGTCGATGATCGCGGGCACCGCGTTCGAGAGCACCATCTCGAACCCGTGGTCGCCGATCTTCCAGGCCATGTCGCCCTCGCCGACGGGCGTGATGCGCGTCTCGAACCGGTCGAGGTCG
The Agromyces albus DNA segment above includes these coding regions:
- a CDS encoding carbohydrate ABC transporter permease, giving the protein MLQTTTSSAASAAPPAPVPEKADRTRVPRRSNRAARRERRTGLAMAAPAVLLLILFLIIPVLLAFGLSFTNARLISPNPPRLVGIDNFLRAFSDPVFLRSTLNTFVFAAVIVPVQAALGLLLAVLVNQKIRGVTAFRVIFFIPVVTSIVVVSILWKFMYQQDGLVNSFIDTITFGAWQGTAWLNDPNTALGAIIVLSIWQAVGFHMLIWLSGLQTIPEELYEAARMDGASPWQQFANVTWPGLRSTMVFVLVTITIAALGLFVQVDVMTQGGPLNSTSTLVYQAVRKGYREQEIGYGAAISLIFFVLVLIVSLVQRRLTRDKED
- a CDS encoding sugar ABC transporter substrate-binding protein is translated as MKRRSLPVMVSLAAASALALTACGQAGQGGGSGDGPIELTMWTHSAGNPAELEVYEKIITEFNASQDEYKVVEESFPQGAYNDAITAAAASDDLPCLLDMDGPIMPNWAWAGYLEPLDLPESITDELLPTTVGTYDGEIYSAGYWDAALSIFARKSVLDANGIRIPTIDEPWTIDEFDAALTTLQSAGYATPLDIGAEDAGEWWSYAYSPMLQSAGGDEVDRDTMLTADGALNGPEANEFFTWFQEAFEKGWASNAGTLGNQEFVDDEVALSYTGVWNALASIEAVGDDLLILPPPDFGNGPKIGGGSWQWGISSSCNSPEGARAYLEFSFQDEYIAEFADKQVVIPATAGAEALTEHFSEDGALRPFVELSQKFALARPETPAYPVISSTFEKAAKDIMNGADVKSTLDGAVQEIDANIESNDGYGF
- a CDS encoding LacI family DNA-binding transcriptional regulator, which produces MPRVRISDVAAAAGVSISTVSLVMNDRDARIPLETQERVRAAAAATGYTPNSVARGLRMQTTRTIGLVSDTIATTPYAGRMLAGAQDVAREHGHLVILVDTGADVEVERDAIRALADHQIDALIYACMWHRVVDAPEHLPARTVFLDCRPVDGGHPAVVPDDRAGGATAVRELVAAGHRRIAFVDVDEPNPPIASALRFEGYLEVLREAGIEPDAELHVHGATTTAAGGRSATELLLDLPEARRPTALFCFNDRMAAGAYVAARHRGLEIPRDLSIVGFDDQQLVAAELDPPLTTVALPHYEMGRWATEVALGVLAPDDPGAVHLMECPIIRRDSVGPPPAAGGDPGRRRT
- a CDS encoding FAD-dependent oxidoreductase, with the translated sequence MPRADARREAQSRREASGPSAAQPHHDVVIVGAGAVGLLLGCLLARRGLDVVVLERRTERGGRSRAIGIHPPGLRALGLVGLEHEVRSHAAEIRSGRVICRGRVLGALSFARAGTVLSLPQLQTEDVLERRLEELRPGSLRRGVEVVGLRDRGTHVEVAGTAGGEPVHVSARYAVGADGVRSGIRHLLGLGWEQRRGRGHYVMCDTRDDTGEPSTALLHFEPAGVVESFPLPGGGRRWVAWVHRPPAEPSAVQLETIVRSRTGAAFDLDDAGVPSAFEARQHLAERMSRGRVALAGDAAHEISPIGGQGMNLGWLDAVRLDHELAAALSAGAPFEAFEAYDLVRRRAAARAIRQAAFNMAMGAPAHGLRLAARNAAVRVLAMPPLRAVLANAFTMRWL
- a CDS encoding methyltransferase domain-containing protein yields the protein MTGGLRGIRSLDALGAFDAFDALGSLGSLGSRDESATELMDDPAADLAMLERTYDRFRLVNVVVSNMRAVYRRWIRPRLSPTRTCRVLDIGTGAADVPRALLAWARADGVRLEVVAIDPDPRALDWALRQPAEPGLSLRRVSSRELAVAGDRFDVVMSNHVLHHLDGREFGELLADSERLTAESGVAVHCDIERSRLGYAGFALGTWPFAGNLLAGSYIRADGLTSIRRSHTAAELAASLPPGWRVRRGFPSRLEVFWSADAAS